Genomic window (Falco cherrug isolate bFalChe1 chromosome 4, bFalChe1.pri, whole genome shotgun sequence):
GTTACTTGCTAGAGAAAGGGGCTGATGTCAACCGCCGGAGCGTGAAGGGGAATACGGCCCTACACGACTGCGCTGAGTCTGGCAGTCTGGAGATCCTGCAGCTACTGCTCCGCTCCAAAGCCCGCATGGAGAAAGACGGCTATGGCATGACTCCTCTGCTAGCTGCCAGCGTCACCGGTCACACCAACATTGTGGAGTACCTCATCCAAGGAGGGCTgaagcaggaagaggagggggtTGCAGGGACCCCAAATGGGACCTGTGCCTCAGGTGGGAGCcatcagagctgctgcagcactggcaagGAAGCTCCTCAGGGCTGTGATGAAGGCTGTGAGAGATGTTGTGCCTCAGCTTCCAGTCAGGATGAGCAGCAGGTCCCTAATGTGTTCTGCACTCGAGAGGCTGCTGTGGAAGcactggagctgctgggtgctACATTTGTGGATAAGAAACGTGACCTTTTGGGAGCCCACAAGTACTGGCGAAGAGCGATGGAGCTTCGGTGTGAAGGTGGGCAGTACCTGCCTAAACCTGAGCCTCggcagctggtgctggcctACGACTATTCCCGGGAAGTGAGCTCGTTGGAGGAACTGGAAGCCTTGATTACTGATCCGGATGAGATGCGCATGCAGGCACTGCTGATTCGAGAGCGCATCTTGGGGCCTTCCCACCCAGATACTTCCTACTACATCCGTTACCGAGGAGCAGTCTATGCTGACTCCGGCAACTTTGAGCGCTGCATTAACCTGTGGAAATACGCTCTGGACATGCAGCAAGGCAACCTGGAGCCTCTCAGCCCGATGACTGCAAgcagtttcctttcctttgcagagcTTTTCTCTTATGTGCTTCAGGACCGCTCCAAAGGCACTTTAGCTACCCACTTGGGCTTCTCTGACCTCATGGGAGTACTGAGCAAAGGGGTCCGGGAGGTGGAGAGGGCTCTTGTGCATGGCAAGGACCCAGTAGTTGACTCTGCGCAGTTCACCAAGACACTGGCCATTATCCTCCACCTggtcttcttgctggagaagatggaGTGCACCCCAGAGCAGGAACACCAGAAGCGCCAGACTATCTACCGCCTGCTTAAGTGCAGCCCCCGGGCCAAGAATGGCTTCACTCTTTTGCATATGGCTGTGGACAAAGATACCACGACAGTGGGACGTTACCCTGTGGGCAAGTTCCCATCGCTCCACGTTGTGAACTTGCTTCTGGAGTGTGGGGCTGACCCAGATAGCCGTGACTATGACAACAACACCCCGCTGCATATTGCTGCCCGCAACAACTGCCCGCTGATCATGAGTGCCCTGATGGAGGCTGGAGCCCATATGGATGCCACCAATGCCTTCAAGCAGACTGCTTATGAGCTGCTGGATGAGAAGCTGCTCACCAAGAGCATGATGCAGCCCTTCAATTACATCACCCTCCAGTGCCTTGCTGCTCGCGCCCTGGACAAGCACAAGATTCCCTACAAGGGTTTCATCCCCGAGGAGCTGGAAGCCTTCATTGAGCTGCACTAGGGCAGGAGAGCTGAAGTCCCCAGTTTTTCCCATCGCCTGTTTCACCCCACAGAGGTAGTGCAGCCTGAGATCTCAGGCCATCCTTGCCTAGGTGCTGAAGGCCGTCGCTGTGCTGAGACAGGCTGCGAGCTTTGTCCTCATCTGTCACCATCAAGCTGGCATGCACAGGGGTAGGGGAGGAGGAGGCTCGAGAGCTCACGCCTGTCCCTCATTGTTGTCGTCTTCAGGTACCAGATATCTCCACTGCGCTGTATCCAGAGAAggccacagcccctgcccttTTCCCATGCCAACAGTCTTGTCCTGAGACGGAAGGAAAATGGAGATTCCCTGGGACCTGCTGCCTCTCCCATTAGTGCTGGATTAACTCAGCGTTAAGCTTTGGAGCAGCTACACATCACACATGTGCTCTAGCCCTTCCCATCCCAAATACCAAACAGCTAGGAATGCAAGTGAGGAATAAAATATCTTCCAACTAattctttccccacccccttgCCAGATTTGGTACAGTAAGAATCTAACAGCAGAGtggcttgtgctctgctgaggTAGTTGCCTTGCGTGGCGGTAGGGTTGGGTGTGCTGAGGATGGGTTTTTGTCTCCCTTGGTTGGCCAAGTAGCAAGTGGTGTTAAAGGCCTGGGATTTCAGTGCTTGTGCATAAAGCTgggttattttttctcttttagagCCAGGCCCTATCTATGCTGCGAGACTTCTTCAACCCTGTTAAGATGTAGTAAGGTCAGTTCTGGTTATATAGTTTCATCAATAGATGTTGGTTTTTATGAATGGGGAGGAAAAACTGCTACCTTAAAAACTAAATACTACTGTGACGTTCAGGCCCTTAGCTTGCCCACTCTGTGCACGTTCAGGCCCTTCCCTGCACGGAGGCCCTCTAGCTCCAGAGGTCAGCAGGGATTGAGCTGTATGGGGTGGGTATGGCCAGGTTTTGGAGCCAAACCAGTGCACTTGGAACCATCTTTTGAGGATGGGAGGTACTTGTAGTGTGGGTGGTGCCTGCAGGGTTATTAAAGCAAGTGAGTGTTGGTGGCATGCTTGCATGAGGGTGGTctgaaggaagaagcaagaaagaaatgaaagctaaaGGTGCCTCCTTGTTCTTCTGAGGCTTATTAGTATCAACTGTTGGGGCTCTGTTAATTACCCCATTCTGAAAACCTACATGGAGTGGGTTGTTACCATCTGGTTTTAGCTTTTAGTTCTTTTTGCAACTTTACTGAAGATGGTGCTACTTCAAAGATTGAATTTGAAATCTTACTTGGCTACTATCTGGGGAAGCTCTTCTCTTTAATTAGGAGCTGGACGCAatcttggttttttcccctctttaaaTCCATAGTCTCAGGGTAGGTATTTGCCTCCATTAGCAGAACCCTCCTTGGTGGTAACCAGTCAGTGTTGGTAAACAAGATGCTGTTCCAgcagtttctcttcttgcaGGGGGAGTGACTGGGCTTTGGCAGCCTGTGGCTTGTTTCTTGGccccaggcagagcagaaagcGCAGTTGGGGGTGAAGCAGCTGCCTCTGAGCTTTGGGAAAGGTCAGGACTGGGAGAGCAGAACTCTGACAAACAACCGTGCACTATATGCTACTGAAGCTTCTCTACTTGTATTTATAAGTCAGCATATCCATATGCCTCAATAATCCAGTGCTCTCTGCCCCTTAAATATATTGTAGATCTGCCATTACATTTTTGCCGTGTTAActataacatttatttataaagcaagGAGGTTTAACTTTTATTGAGATGTAAACTGCAGAGATAGTTTAGctacttgtttttttttccttttggctgaAACCTGAACTAAATTGCAGGAATGGAATTTGTTAATTTGTGAGCTGATGAGCACTCTTaactttaaataataaaacaaaaaatggctGCTAGAATGCAAGTGCCTTGGACTTCTTGCTGGTAAGCCTCTTGTTTTCAGCTTGTCTTCTAGGGATGATACACTTGTGGGTACAGGAGTACTGGGGTTTTGCAATCAGTGGATGTGATTGTTTAATTTCATCATTACTCCTGGGAAAAGCTAATCT
Coding sequences:
- the FEM1A gene encoding protein fem-1 homolog A, translating into MDLRTAVYNAARDGKLKLLQKLLGSRSREELEALTAGPGGGDGPGRGSTPLLIAARHGHLEVVEYLLDHCGARVEEGGSVNFDGETIEGAPPLWAASAAGHLGVVRSLLDHGASVNQTTLTNSTPLRAACFDGHLEIVRYLVGERGADLEVANRHGHTCLMISCYKGHSEIARYLLEKGADVNRRSVKGNTALHDCAESGSLEILQLLLRSKARMEKDGYGMTPLLAASVTGHTNIVEYLIQGGLKQEEEGVAGTPNGTCASGGSHQSCCSTGKEAPQGCDEGCERCCASASSQDEQQVPNVFCTREAAVEALELLGATFVDKKRDLLGAHKYWRRAMELRCEGGQYLPKPEPRQLVLAYDYSREVSSLEELEALITDPDEMRMQALLIRERILGPSHPDTSYYIRYRGAVYADSGNFERCINLWKYALDMQQGNLEPLSPMTASSFLSFAELFSYVLQDRSKGTLATHLGFSDLMGVLSKGVREVERALVHGKDPVVDSAQFTKTLAIILHLVFLLEKMECTPEQEHQKRQTIYRLLKCSPRAKNGFTLLHMAVDKDTTTVGRYPVGKFPSLHVVNLLLECGADPDSRDYDNNTPLHIAARNNCPLIMSALMEAGAHMDATNAFKQTAYELLDEKLLTKSMMQPFNYITLQCLAARALDKHKIPYKGFIPEELEAFIELH